In Kocuria turfanensis, a single genomic region encodes these proteins:
- a CDS encoding Lrp/AsnC family transcriptional regulator, translating into MDDPVDVRLATEVSHDPRATLAQLSERVGLSTSAVQARLRKLESSGVIVGYQAILDPEAVGKPLSAFIEITPLDPRQPDNAPELLQPLTAIEACHSVAGDAAYMLFVRVGSPKELEALVNEVRHTASVNTRTTVVLQTFYEHRPMLPAAEA; encoded by the coding sequence ATGGACGACCCTGTCGACGTACGGCTGGCCACCGAGGTGTCCCACGACCCGCGCGCCACCCTCGCCCAGCTCTCCGAACGGGTCGGCCTCTCGACCTCGGCCGTGCAGGCGCGCCTGCGGAAGCTGGAGAGCAGCGGTGTGATCGTCGGCTACCAGGCGATCCTCGACCCCGAGGCCGTCGGCAAGCCGCTGTCGGCGTTCATCGAGATCACCCCGCTCGATCCGCGTCAGCCCGACAACGCCCCCGAGCTCCTCCAGCCGCTCACGGCGATCGAGGCCTGCCACTCGGTGGCCGGGGACGCCGCCTACATGCTGTTCGTCAGGGTGGGCTCGCCCAAGGAGCTCGAGGCGCTCGTCAACGAGGTCCGCCACACGGCCTCCGTCAACACCCGCACCACCGTGGTGCTGCAGACCTTCTACGAGCACCGGCCGATGCTCCCCGCCGCCGAGGCCTGA
- a CDS encoding threonine aldolase family protein encodes MTRLHDTELRGFASDNYSGVHPEVLDALAEANGGHQVAYGEDVYTAKLQEVIVRHFGEGASVWPVFNGTGANVVGLQSMLPRWGAVICADTAHIHVDEGGAPEKSAGLKLLPVPTADGKLTPEGIAAEAWGWGDEHRAQPLVVHLTQSTELGTLYTPDEIRAVADHAHAQGMSVHLDGARLSNAAAALGLPLRAFTTDVGVDVLSLGGTKNGALGAEAVVVLNRAASQGLVYLRKHQMQLASKMRFVSAQLLALLDGDLYLRTAGHANAMARRLRDGIEAGIADGSMPGVAFTQQTQVNAVFAVLPDGVADRLRRRFRFYDWDAATGEVRWVCSFDTTAEDVDAFVAALRSELAAEPQVVA; translated from the coding sequence ATGACCAGGCTGCACGACACGGAGCTGCGGGGATTCGCCTCCGACAACTACTCCGGGGTCCACCCGGAGGTGCTCGACGCCCTGGCCGAGGCCAACGGCGGCCACCAGGTCGCCTACGGCGAGGACGTCTACACGGCGAAGCTGCAGGAGGTGATCGTGCGGCACTTCGGCGAGGGCGCGTCGGTGTGGCCGGTCTTCAACGGCACGGGCGCCAACGTCGTCGGCCTCCAGTCGATGCTCCCGCGCTGGGGCGCCGTGATCTGCGCGGACACGGCGCACATCCACGTCGACGAGGGCGGTGCGCCCGAGAAGTCCGCCGGCCTCAAGCTGCTGCCCGTGCCCACGGCGGACGGCAAGCTCACGCCCGAGGGGATCGCCGCGGAGGCCTGGGGCTGGGGGGACGAGCACCGCGCCCAGCCGCTCGTCGTCCACCTCACCCAGTCCACCGAGCTCGGCACCCTGTACACGCCGGACGAGATCCGGGCCGTCGCGGACCACGCGCACGCGCAGGGCATGTCCGTCCACCTGGACGGGGCCCGGCTCTCGAACGCGGCGGCCGCCCTCGGCCTGCCCCTGCGCGCCTTCACCACCGACGTCGGCGTCGACGTGCTCAGCCTCGGCGGCACCAAGAACGGGGCGCTGGGCGCCGAGGCGGTGGTGGTCCTGAACCGGGCCGCGTCCCAGGGGCTGGTCTACCTGCGGAAGCACCAGATGCAGCTCGCGTCGAAGATGCGCTTCGTCTCGGCCCAGCTGCTGGCGCTCCTGGACGGGGACCTGTACCTGCGCACCGCCGGCCATGCGAACGCGATGGCCCGGCGCCTGCGCGACGGCATCGAGGCGGGCATCGCCGACGGGTCGATGCCCGGCGTCGCCTTCACCCAGCAGACCCAAGTGAACGCCGTCTTCGCCGTCCTGCCCGACGGCGTCGCCGACCGCCTCCGCCGGCGCTTCCGGTTCTACGACTGGGACGCCGCGACGGGCGAGGTGCGCTGGGTGTGCAGCTTCGACACCACGGCCGAGGACGTCGACGCCTTCGTGGCGGCCCTCCGGTCCGAGCTCGCGGCCGAGCCGCAGGTGGTGGCATAG
- a CDS encoding SDR family NAD(P)-dependent oxidoreductase, with protein MTETPAFPAERTAVLTGAASERGIGRAAADLLASQGWSVAILDIDGDAAAEAARDIADRHGVPALGLRTDVSDEASVHEAVARVEAELPAIVALVNCAGISSPTDFMDETRETWDRVFAINMTGTFLVTQRVLAGMIERKLGRVVSISSISAQRGGGTYSKSAYSASKAAIIGFTRAVAREMGEHGITVNCIAPGPVDTDIMGGTLTEERKAGMAKDILVGRVGTVRDMAALLAFLVGEDAGYITAATYDINGGLQIS; from the coding sequence ATGACCGAGACCCCTGCCTTCCCCGCCGAGCGCACCGCCGTGCTCACCGGCGCCGCCTCCGAGCGGGGCATCGGCCGCGCCGCCGCGGACCTGCTCGCGAGCCAGGGCTGGAGCGTGGCCATCCTGGACATCGACGGCGACGCGGCCGCCGAGGCCGCCCGGGACATCGCCGACCGGCACGGCGTGCCGGCGCTCGGGCTGCGCACCGACGTGTCCGACGAGGCCTCCGTGCACGAGGCCGTGGCCCGGGTGGAGGCCGAGCTGCCCGCGATCGTGGCCCTCGTGAACTGCGCCGGGATCAGCTCGCCCACCGACTTCATGGACGAGACCCGCGAGACCTGGGACCGGGTCTTCGCGATCAACATGACCGGCACGTTCCTGGTGACCCAGCGGGTCCTGGCCGGGATGATCGAGCGGAAGCTGGGCCGGGTGGTCAGCATCTCCTCGATCTCCGCCCAGCGCGGGGGCGGCACCTACTCCAAGTCCGCCTACAGCGCCTCCAAGGCCGCCATCATCGGCTTCACCCGGGCCGTGGCCCGCGAGATGGGCGAGCACGGGATCACGGTGAACTGCATCGCCCCCGGCCCCGTGGACACCGACATCATGGGCGGCACGCTGACCGAGGAGCGGAAGGCGGGAATGGCCAAGGACATCCTCGTGGGGCGGGTGGGCACCGTGCGGGACATGGCCGCCCTGCTCGCCTTCCTGGTCGGCGAGGACGCCGGCTACATCACCGCGGCGACCTACGACATCAACGGCGGGCTGCAGATCTCCTGA
- a CDS encoding FadR/GntR family transcriptional regulator — translation MARKSLVESVAEELLERILRGEVAPHEALPPEAQIAREHEVSRLTVREALKALQAQNIVQVRRGLGTFVNPPDAWTGLEAILKAASRGVASNQVALRLLEVRRMVETGSAELAAQHVTEEDLAAMEAAVQELEQAHAAQDLDAVTAADMAFHDAVLRASGNPFVPVLLGQLSQLLYTERRATSAFPEVQRHAIRHHRLVLAAIASRDPAAARTAMEEHLDQTYEDYEHYIGRPAGAVPAPDHPTPNPNPTDQHSTGDD, via the coding sequence ATGGCTAGGAAGTCGCTGGTCGAGTCGGTCGCGGAGGAGCTGCTCGAGCGCATCCTGCGCGGCGAGGTCGCCCCGCACGAGGCCCTGCCGCCGGAGGCGCAGATCGCGAGGGAGCACGAGGTCAGCCGGCTCACCGTCCGGGAGGCGCTCAAGGCCCTGCAGGCGCAGAACATCGTCCAGGTCCGGCGCGGTCTCGGGACCTTCGTCAACCCGCCGGACGCGTGGACCGGTCTGGAGGCCATCCTCAAGGCGGCCTCCCGCGGCGTGGCCTCGAACCAGGTGGCCCTGCGGCTGCTGGAGGTCCGGCGCATGGTGGAGACCGGATCGGCGGAGCTGGCCGCCCAGCACGTGACCGAGGAGGACCTCGCCGCCATGGAGGCCGCCGTCCAGGAGCTGGAGCAGGCCCACGCTGCCCAGGACCTCGACGCCGTGACCGCCGCGGACATGGCCTTCCACGACGCCGTGCTGCGCGCCTCCGGCAACCCGTTCGTGCCCGTGCTGCTGGGCCAGCTCTCCCAGCTGCTCTACACCGAGCGGCGGGCCACCTCGGCCTTCCCGGAGGTCCAGCGCCACGCCATCCGGCACCACCGGCTGGTCCTGGCGGCCATCGCCTCCCGCGACCCCGCGGCCGCCCGCACGGCGATGGAGGAGCACCTCGACCAGACCTACGAGGACTACGAGCACTACATCGGCCGCCCGGCCGGCGCGGTCCCCGCACCCGACCACCCGACCCCGAACCCGAACCCGACCGACCAGCACAGCACAGGAGATGACTGA
- a CDS encoding GntP family permease: MDLQLLLALVLGIATIIVLVLRTRLDAFVALLIAALVTGLVAGQPVLEIVAAITTGFGNTLASIGIVIGLGVGIGKILEVSGAANALALAFLRVFGHGREPWAMGSVGALVSIPVFCDSGYVIMNPLARSIARVKRAGYVTLALALGCGMTLTHHLVPPTPGPLAVAGILGADLGALILGGLVFTVILLPVVVLYARWIGPQLEPRVEEHVREAVYGTVAAAGVGGSAAAGTGSSGAGTSDAGLRDGLDEEARQPVTADPAVDLGEPPAGAKPHRVGAFVASLPLLIPLALIILNTVTGAIDQNAQGVIGGDEYEPSAWAVPFAFIGNPVVALIIGMVLALYVLLPRWTPRNKAHGWFAEAAASAGLILLITGAGGALGQVLRSSGVGDALAEAIAATPLPAFLVPFLIATLVRIAQGSGTVAMITAASVSAPLVTTLGIDPVVAALACTAGSMVFSYFNDSYFWVVTRFTGLQGTDALRGWSGITTAVWAGSIPLLFVANLILS; the protein is encoded by the coding sequence GTGGATCTCCAACTCCTCCTGGCCCTGGTCCTGGGCATCGCCACCATCATCGTCCTGGTGCTGCGCACCCGCCTGGACGCCTTCGTGGCCCTCCTCATCGCCGCGCTGGTCACAGGTCTGGTCGCGGGCCAGCCCGTGCTCGAGATCGTCGCCGCCATCACCACCGGCTTCGGCAACACCCTGGCCTCCATCGGGATCGTGATCGGCCTCGGGGTGGGCATCGGCAAGATCCTCGAGGTCTCGGGCGCCGCCAACGCCCTGGCGCTGGCCTTCCTGCGCGTCTTCGGCCACGGCCGCGAGCCCTGGGCGATGGGCAGTGTGGGCGCCCTGGTCTCCATCCCGGTGTTCTGCGACTCCGGCTACGTGATCATGAACCCGCTGGCCCGCTCGATCGCCCGGGTGAAGCGCGCCGGCTACGTGACGCTCGCCCTCGCCCTGGGCTGCGGCATGACCCTGACCCACCACCTCGTGCCGCCCACCCCGGGCCCGCTGGCCGTGGCCGGCATCCTCGGGGCGGACCTCGGCGCGCTGATCCTCGGCGGCCTGGTCTTCACCGTGATCCTGCTGCCCGTGGTGGTCCTCTACGCGCGCTGGATCGGCCCCCAGCTCGAGCCGCGGGTCGAGGAGCACGTGCGCGAGGCTGTCTACGGCACCGTGGCCGCCGCCGGCGTGGGCGGGTCCGCCGCCGCCGGGACGGGCTCCTCGGGCGCCGGCACCTCGGACGCCGGGCTCCGGGACGGCCTGGACGAGGAGGCCCGGCAGCCGGTCACCGCCGATCCCGCCGTCGACCTCGGCGAGCCGCCGGCCGGGGCCAAGCCGCACCGGGTGGGCGCGTTCGTCGCGTCCCTGCCGCTGCTCATCCCGCTGGCGCTGATCATCCTCAACACCGTCACGGGCGCCATCGACCAGAACGCCCAGGGCGTCATCGGCGGCGACGAGTACGAACCCTCCGCCTGGGCCGTCCCCTTCGCGTTCATCGGCAACCCCGTCGTGGCCCTGATCATCGGCATGGTGCTGGCCCTCTACGTCCTGCTGCCCCGGTGGACGCCGCGCAACAAGGCGCACGGCTGGTTCGCCGAGGCCGCCGCCTCGGCCGGGCTCATCCTGCTCATCACGGGCGCCGGCGGCGCGCTGGGCCAGGTGCTCCGCAGCTCCGGGGTGGGCGACGCCCTGGCCGAGGCCATCGCCGCGACCCCGCTGCCCGCCTTCCTCGTGCCGTTCCTGATCGCCACGCTCGTGCGCATCGCCCAGGGCTCCGGCACGGTCGCCATGATCACCGCGGCCTCCGTGTCGGCGCCGCTGGTGACCACGCTGGGCATCGACCCCGTCGTCGCCGCCCTGGCATGCACCGCCGGGTCCATGGTCTTCAGCTACTTCAACGACTCCTACTTCTGGGTGGTCACCCGCTTCACGGGCCTGCAGGGCACGGACGCCCTGCGCGGCTGGTCCGGCATCACCACCGCGGTGTGGGCCGGATCCATCCCGCTGCTGTTCGTGGCGAACCTGATCCTCAGCTGA
- a CDS encoding DUF72 domain-containing protein, with protein MGWHIGTSGWSYDHWEHVLYPTGTPRAGRLARYAEVFSTVELNASFYRWPRESTFAGWNRRLPPGFRMSVKAPRGLTHAKRLYAPETWARRIAASWHELRDRRGVLLVQLAPTHARDDARLDWFLAALPDWIQVAVEFRHDSWVHPEVFALLRRHGAAYCVMSGAGLPCVLEATAPVVYVRFHGPDHHHLYAGSYPDADLAWWAERIREWDRAGHEVYAYFNNDGHGHAVRNALTLRQLLDGG; from the coding sequence ATGGGCTGGCACATCGGCACCTCCGGGTGGAGCTACGACCACTGGGAGCACGTCCTCTATCCGACGGGCACGCCCCGGGCCGGGCGCCTGGCGCGCTACGCCGAGGTCTTCTCCACCGTGGAGCTCAACGCGAGCTTCTACCGGTGGCCGCGCGAGAGCACCTTCGCCGGGTGGAACCGGCGCCTGCCGCCGGGCTTCCGGATGTCGGTGAAGGCGCCCCGCGGCCTGACGCACGCCAAGAGGCTCTACGCGCCGGAGACCTGGGCGCGGCGCATCGCCGCGTCCTGGCACGAGCTGCGGGACCGGCGGGGCGTGCTCTTGGTGCAGCTCGCCCCCACCCACGCCCGTGACGACGCCCGGCTGGACTGGTTCCTGGCCGCGCTGCCGGACTGGATCCAGGTGGCCGTGGAGTTCCGCCACGACAGCTGGGTGCACCCGGAGGTGTTCGCGCTCCTGCGCCGGCACGGCGCGGCCTACTGCGTCATGAGCGGGGCGGGGCTGCCCTGCGTCCTGGAGGCCACCGCCCCGGTGGTCTACGTCCGCTTCCACGGCCCGGACCACCACCACCTGTACGCCGGGTCCTACCCGGACGCGGACCTGGCGTGGTGGGCGGAGCGGATCCGCGAGTGGGACCGGGCCGGGCACGAGGTCTACGCCTACTTCAACAACGACGGCCACGGCCACGCCGTGCGCAACGCCCTGACCCTGCGCCAGCTCCTCGACGGCGGCTGA
- a CDS encoding SDR family NAD(P)-dependent oxidoreductase gives MTDLTGRTVLIAGATSASGLAATRALTAAGARVVATGRSAGKLAPLAALGARVDALDLADEHAVLALSRRLRHDGMPIDGLLHLVGGWRGGGGLAGQTEDDYRALEPSFSALRHLSRAFDEDLRASPAGRLAIVSSTAVARPLAGGANYAAVKAAGEAWTRAVAHGYARSAREAGAPLRAAAVIFRVQALAGLEDRLAAAYAGLWDAEAAALNDSTIELAQEGRSTP, from the coding sequence ATGACCGATCTGACCGGCCGCACCGTGCTGATCGCCGGCGCGACCAGCGCCTCCGGTCTGGCGGCGACGCGTGCCCTGACCGCCGCCGGGGCCCGCGTCGTCGCCACGGGCCGCAGCGCCGGGAAGCTCGCGCCGCTCGCCGCCCTGGGGGCTCGCGTGGACGCGCTGGACCTCGCGGACGAGCACGCGGTGCTCGCGCTGTCCCGCCGGCTGCGCCACGACGGGATGCCGATCGACGGGCTCCTCCACCTCGTCGGCGGCTGGCGGGGCGGCGGCGGGCTCGCCGGGCAGACGGAGGACGACTACCGCGCGCTGGAGCCCTCGTTCTCCGCGCTGCGGCACCTGAGCCGGGCCTTCGACGAGGACCTGCGGGCCTCACCGGCGGGCCGGCTGGCGATCGTGTCCTCGACCGCGGTCGCCCGCCCCCTGGCGGGCGGCGCCAACTACGCCGCGGTCAAGGCCGCCGGCGAGGCGTGGACCCGGGCGGTGGCCCACGGATACGCGAGGTCGGCCCGCGAGGCCGGCGCCCCGCTGCGTGCCGCGGCCGTGATCTTCCGGGTGCAGGCCCTGGCCGGCCTGGAGGATCGTCTCGCCGCGGCCTACGCCGGGCTGTGGGACGCCGAGGCCGCGGCACTGAACGACTCGACGATCGAACTCGCGCAGGAAGGACGAAGCACCCCATGA
- a CDS encoding DUF6421 family protein, with protein MSTSLQTVPAIIGEPEVVEDARAVESGPAWLRLKAAATALQALQVTDGSVPEASDHPAARELVGRIVASIAELAPLFPHDAAYLAALPADFARWADGGFGAPDFLDSLVEFQPQQHRVDGLRHLVVFPMYTQNGSAHRYVEALIVEAIWPEFIAALEAGHYGNDLFVSLRLIDFTPGYATNSAVLFPETVAVRETPRFTWGAIFQDREAARYRRVVTAAAGITQLDLPGEAAALLADQDLAEKTFVMWDMIHDRTHMRGDLPFDPFMIKQRMPFFLYSLEELRCDLTAFRESVTIERALTARTAAGEELTALEEQTRRHGKLVQYAVIFDRIFRFAITGSRVRNYDGLGGQLLFAWLHRRHVLRWRDVELSVDWDRVADAVVELGDAIDQLYWESIDRPKTVHWLKAYELVASVVTPHPASAWAQGLPREVLAGPPKGYTDLVLDDEFPLSMFFEALEKKMRGVIASTTGIRASDD; from the coding sequence ATGTCCACGTCATTGCAGACGGTGCCGGCCATCATCGGAGAGCCTGAGGTCGTGGAGGACGCCCGCGCCGTGGAGTCGGGCCCGGCGTGGCTGCGGCTGAAGGCTGCGGCCACCGCGCTGCAGGCCCTGCAGGTCACGGACGGGTCGGTCCCGGAGGCCTCCGACCACCCGGCGGCGCGCGAGCTCGTCGGGCGGATCGTGGCGTCGATCGCGGAACTGGCTCCACTGTTCCCGCACGACGCGGCGTACCTGGCGGCCCTGCCGGCCGACTTCGCCCGCTGGGCGGACGGGGGGTTCGGGGCACCGGACTTCCTGGACTCCCTCGTCGAGTTCCAGCCGCAGCAGCACCGGGTCGACGGCCTCCGGCACCTCGTCGTGTTCCCGATGTACACCCAGAACGGCTCGGCGCACCGGTACGTCGAGGCCCTGATCGTCGAGGCGATCTGGCCCGAGTTCATCGCCGCGCTCGAGGCCGGGCACTACGGCAACGACCTGTTCGTGTCCCTGCGGCTGATCGACTTCACCCCGGGGTACGCCACGAACTCGGCGGTGCTGTTCCCCGAGACGGTCGCCGTGCGGGAGACCCCGCGCTTCACCTGGGGAGCCATCTTCCAGGACCGCGAGGCGGCCCGCTACCGCCGTGTGGTCACCGCGGCCGCCGGCATCACCCAGCTGGACCTGCCCGGCGAGGCCGCGGCGCTGCTCGCCGACCAGGACCTGGCCGAGAAGACCTTCGTGATGTGGGACATGATCCACGACCGCACGCACATGCGCGGCGATCTGCCGTTCGACCCCTTCATGATCAAGCAGCGGATGCCGTTCTTCCTGTACTCCCTGGAGGAGCTGCGCTGCGACCTGACGGCGTTCCGCGAGTCGGTCACCATCGAGCGCGCGCTCACCGCGCGCACGGCGGCCGGCGAGGAGCTCACCGCGCTCGAGGAGCAGACCCGCCGGCACGGGAAGCTCGTGCAGTACGCGGTGATCTTCGACCGGATCTTCCGCTTCGCCATCACCGGGTCGCGGGTCCGCAACTACGACGGGCTGGGCGGGCAGCTGCTGTTCGCCTGGCTCCACCGCCGGCACGTGCTGCGGTGGCGCGACGTCGAGCTCAGCGTCGACTGGGACCGGGTCGCCGATGCGGTGGTCGAGCTCGGCGACGCGATCGACCAGCTGTACTGGGAGTCGATCGACCGCCCGAAGACGGTGCACTGGCTGAAGGCCTACGAGCTCGTCGCCTCCGTGGTCACCCCGCACCCCGCCTCGGCCTGGGCGCAGGGGCTCCCGCGCGAGGTCCTCGCCGGGCCGCCGAAGGGGTACACGGACCTGGTGCTGGACGACGAGTTCCCGCTGTCGATGTTCTTCGAGGCGCTCGAGAAGAAGATGCGGGGCGTCATCGCCTCGACGACCGGCATCCGTGCCTCGGACGACTGA
- a CDS encoding MFS transporter, with the protein MLTDASPATARRARLGLGFLGVLLIGVNLRVGFVTVGPLLEEISRDLGISAGQAGLLTGLPLAMFALFSPVAPAVAARTGLDRALWLSLLLLAAGIVGRSAPVPGAVWLGTALVGIGIAFLNVLLPSLVKREFPQRVSQVTGLYTSVQGAVAAAGSALVVPIAHAGAGGWRLALAVWAVLAVLALVLLLPWLRQRTAAGPHETAADRFRSPWRSALGWQVTLFMGLQSVAFYVYMAWLPSIERSHGVSATTAGTHMALFLLVGMAASLSSGALMHRFGDQRAVAFGGAALALASYAGLAAAPALVLLWVVLGAAGCGSLIVVALSLFSLRSSSHQQAAALSGMAQSVGYGLAAVGPAVFGVLYDAGGRWEPPLLIMAGLMVVLCGVALLVGRDRVIPPPA; encoded by the coding sequence GTGCTCACCGACGCTTCACCGGCCACCGCCCGCCGGGCCCGCCTGGGCCTCGGCTTCCTCGGCGTGCTGCTGATCGGGGTGAACCTGCGGGTGGGCTTCGTGACCGTGGGCCCGCTGCTCGAGGAGATCAGCCGCGATCTGGGCATCTCCGCCGGGCAGGCCGGGCTCCTGACCGGCCTGCCGCTGGCCATGTTCGCGCTGTTCTCCCCGGTGGCGCCCGCGGTGGCGGCCCGGACGGGCCTGGACCGGGCACTGTGGCTGTCCCTGCTGCTGCTCGCGGCCGGGATCGTCGGCCGTTCCGCGCCGGTGCCCGGCGCGGTGTGGCTCGGCACCGCCCTGGTGGGCATCGGCATCGCGTTCCTCAACGTGCTGCTGCCCTCGCTGGTGAAGCGGGAGTTCCCGCAGCGGGTGAGCCAGGTGACCGGTCTCTACACGTCCGTGCAGGGTGCGGTGGCGGCGGCCGGCTCCGCCCTGGTGGTGCCCATCGCCCACGCCGGGGCGGGCGGGTGGCGCCTGGCCCTGGCGGTGTGGGCGGTGCTCGCCGTGCTCGCGCTGGTGCTCCTGCTTCCATGGCTGCGGCAGCGGACCGCCGCCGGCCCGCACGAGACGGCAGCGGACCGCTTCCGCTCGCCCTGGCGCTCCGCGCTGGGCTGGCAGGTCACCCTGTTCATGGGCCTGCAGTCGGTGGCGTTCTACGTCTACATGGCCTGGCTGCCGAGCATCGAGCGCAGCCACGGCGTCTCGGCGACCACCGCCGGCACGCACATGGCCCTGTTCCTGCTGGTCGGCATGGCGGCCAGCCTCAGCTCCGGGGCGCTGATGCACCGGTTCGGCGACCAGCGGGCCGTGGCGTTCGGCGGGGCCGCGCTGGCGCTGGCCTCCTACGCGGGCCTGGCCGCCGCCCCGGCCCTGGTGCTGCTGTGGGTGGTGCTCGGGGCCGCCGGCTGCGGCAGCCTCATCGTCGTGGCCCTGTCCCTGTTCAGCCTGCGCTCGAGCAGCCATCAGCAGGCCGCGGCGCTGTCCGGGATGGCCCAGTCCGTGGGCTACGGGCTGGCCGCGGTCGGGCCCGCCGTCTTCGGCGTCCTCTACGACGCCGGTGGGCGGTGGGAACCGCCGCTGCTGATCATGGCGGGCCTGATGGTGGTGCTGTGCGGCGTCGCGCTGCTGGTGGGTCGGGACCGCGTCATCCCTCCGCCCGCCTGA